A window of the Homo sapiens chromosome 18, GRCh38.p14 Primary Assembly genome harbors these coding sequences:
- the DSEL gene encoding dermatan-sulfate epimerase-like protein precursor, translating into MALMFTGHLLFLALLMFAFSTFEESVSNYSEWAVFTDDIDQFKTQKVQDFRPNQKLKKSMLHPSLYFDAGEIQAMRQKSRASHLHLFRAIRSAVTVMLSNPTYYLPPPKHADFAAKWNEIYGNNLPPLALYCLLCPEDKVAFEFVLEYMDRMVGYKDWLVENAPGDEVPIGHSLTGFATAFDFLYNLLDNHRRQKYLEKIWVITEEMYEYSKVRSWGKQLLHNHQATNMIALLTGALVTGVDKGSKANIWKQAVVDVMEKTMFLLNHIVDGSLDEGVAYGSYTAKSVTQYVFLAQRHFNINNLDNNWLKMHFWFYYATLLPGFQRTVGIADSNYNWFYGPESQLVFLDKFILKNGAGNWLAQQIRKHRPKDGPMVPSTAQRWSTLHTEYIWYDPQLTPQPPADYGTAKIHTFPNWGVVTYGAGLPNTQTNTFVSFKSGKLGGRAVYDIVHFQPYSWIDGWRSFNPGHEHPDQNSFTFAPNGQVFVSEALYGPKLSHLNNVLVFAPSPSSQCNKPWEGQLGECAQWLKWTGEEVGDAAGEIITASQHGEMVFVSGEAVSAYSSAMRLKSVYRALLLLNSQTLLVVDHIERQEDSPINSVSAFFHNLDIDFKYIPYKFMNRYNGAMMDVWDAHYKMFWFDHHGNSPMASIQEAEQAAEFKKRWTQFVNVTFQMEPTITRIAYVFYGPYINVSSCRFIDSSNPGLQISLNVNNTEHVVSIVTDYHNLKTRFNYLGFGGFASVADQGQITRFGLGTQAIVKPVRHDRIIFPFGFKFNIAVGLILCISLVILTFQWRFYLSFRKLMRWILILVIALWFIELLDVWSTCSQPICAKWTRTEAEGSKKSLSSEGHHMDLPDVVITSLPGSGAEILKQLFFNSSDFLYIRVPTAYIDIPETELEIDSFVDACEWKVSDIRSGHFRLLRGWLQSLVQDTKLHLQNIHLHEPNRGKLAQYFAMNKDKKRKFKRRESLPEQRSQMKGAFDRDAEYIRALRRHLVYYPSARPVLSLSSGSWTLKLHFFQEVLGASMRALYIVRDPRAWIYSMLYNSKPSLYSLKNVPEHLAKLFKIEGGKGKCNLNSGYAFEYEPLRKELSKSKSNAVSLLSHLWLANTAAALRINTDLLPTSYQLVKFEDIVHFPQKTTERIFAFLGIPLSPASLNQILFATSTNLFYLPYEGEISPTNTNVWKQNLPRDEIKLIENICWTLMDRLGYPKFMD; encoded by the coding sequence ATGGCGTTAATGTTTACAGGACATTTACTATTCTTAGCATTATTGATGTTTGCTTTCTCTACTTTTGAGGAATCTGTGAGCAATTATTCCGAATGGGCAGTTTTCACAGATGATATAGATCAGTTTAAAACACAGAAAGTGCAAGATTTCAGACCCAAccaaaagctgaagaaaagtATGCTTCATCCAAGTTTATATTTTGATGCTGGAGAAATCCAAGCAATGAGACAAAAGTCTCGTGCAAGCCATTTGCATCTTTTTAGAGCTATCAGAAGTGCAGTGACAGTTATGCTGTCCAACCCAACATACTACCTACCTCCACCAAAGCATGCTGATTTTGCTGCCAAGTGGAATGAAATTTATGGTAACAATCTGCCTCCTTTAGCATTGTACTGTTTGTTATGCCCAGAAGACAAAGTTGCCTTTGAATTTGTCTTGGAATATATGGACAGGATGGTTGGCTACAAAGACTGGCTAGTAGAGAATGCACCAGGAGATGAGGTTCCAATTGGCCATTCCTTAACAGGTTTTGCCACTGCCTTTGACTTTTTATATAACTTATTAGATAATCATCGAAGACAAAAATACCTGGAAAAAATATGGGTTATTACTGAGGAAATGTACGAGTATTCCAAGGTCCGCTCATGGGGCAAACAGCTTCTCCATAACCACCAAGCCACTAATATGATAGCATTACTCACAGGGGCCTTGGTGACTGGAGTAGATAAAGGATCTAAAGCAAATATATGGAAACAGGCTGTAGTGGATGTCATGGAAAAGACAATGTTTCTATTGAATCATATTGTTGATGGTTCTTTGGATGAAGGTGTGGCCTATGGAAGCTACACAGCTAAATCCGTCACACAGTATGTTTTTCTGGCCCAGCGCCATTTTAATATCAACAACTTGGATAATAACTGGTTAAAGATGCACTTTTGGTTCTATTATGCCACCCTTTTACCTGGCTTCCAAAGAACTGTGGGTATAGCAGATTCCAATTATAATTGGTTTTATGGTCCAGAAAGCCAGCTAGTTTTCTTGGATAAGTTCATCTTAAAGAATGGAGCTGGAAATTGGTTAGCTCAGCAAATTAGAAAGCACCGACCTAAAGATGGACCGATGGTTCCTTCAACTGCCCAAAGGTGGAGTACTCTTCACACTGAATACATCTGGTATGATCCCCAGCTCACACCACAGCCACCTGCTGATTATGGTACTGCAAAAATACACACATTCCCTAACTGGGGTGTGGTTACTTATGGGGCTGGGTTGCCAAACACACAGACCAACACCTTTGTGTCTTTTAAATCTGGGAAGCTGGGGGGACGAGCTGTGTATGACATAGTTCATTTTCAGCCATATTCCTGGATTGATGGGTGGAGAAGTTTTAACCCAGGACATGAGCATCCAGATCAGAACTCATTTACTTTTGCCCCCAATGGACAAGTATTTGTTTCTGAAGCTCTCTATGGACCCAAGTTGAGCCACCTTAACAATGTATTGGTGTTTGCTCCATCACCCTCAAGCCAGTGTAATAAGCCCTGGGAAGGTCAACTGGGAGAATGTGCGCAGTGGCTTAAGTGGACTGGCGAGGAGGTTGGTGATGCAGCTGGGGAAATAATCACTGCCTCTCAACATGGGGAAATGGTATTTGTGAGTGGGGAAGCCGTGTCTGCTTATTCTTCAGCAATGAGACTGAAAAGTGTATATCGTGCTTTGCTTCTCTTAAATTCCCAAACTCTGCTAGTTGTTGATCATATTGAGAGGCAAGAAGATTCCCCAATAAATTCTGTCAGTGCCTTCTTTCATAATTTGgatattgattttaaatatatccCATATAAGTTTATGAATAGGTATAATGGTGCCATGATGGATGTGTGGGATGCACATTACAAAATGTTTTGGTTTGATCATCATGGCAATAGTCCCATGGCCAGTATACAGGAAGCAGAGCAAGCTGCTGAATTTAAAAAACGATGGACTCAATTTGTTAATGTTACTTTTCAGATGGAACCCACAATCACAAGAATTGCATATGTCTTTTATGGGCCATATATCAATGTCTCCAGCTGCAGATTTATTGATAGTTCCAATCCTGGACTTCAGATTTCTCTCAATGTCAATAATACTGAACATGTTGTTTCTATTGTAACTGATTACCATAACCTGAAGACAAGATTCAATTATCTGGGATTCGGTGGCTTTGCCAGTGTGGCTGATCAAGGCCAAATAACCCGATTTGGTTTGGGCACTCAAGCAATAGTAAAGCCTGTAAGACATGATAGGATTATTTTCCCCTTtggatttaaatttaatatagcaGTTGGATTAATTTTGTGCATTAGCTTGGTGATTTTAACTTTCCAATGGCGTTTTTACCTTTCTTTTAGAAAACTAATGCGATGGATATTAATACTTGTTATTGCCTTGTGGTTTATTGAGCTTTTGGATGTGTGGAGCACTTGTAGTCAGCCCATTTGTGCAAAATGGACAAGGACAGAGGCTGAGGGAAGCAAGAAGTCTTTGTCTTCTGAAGGGCACCACATGGATCTTCCTGATGTTGTCATTACCTCACTTCCTGGTTCAGGAGCTGAAATTCTCAAACAACTTTTTTTCAACAGTAGTGATTTTCTCTACATCAGGGTTCCTACAGCCTACATTGATATTCCTGAAACTGAGTTGGAAATCGACTCATTTGTAGATGCTTGTGAATGGAAGGTGTCAGATATCCGCAGTGGGCATTTTCGTTTACTCCGAGGCTGGTTGCAGTCTTTAGTCCAGGACACAAAATTACATTTGCAAAACATCCATCTGCATGAACCCAATAGGGGTAAACTGGCCCAATATTTTGCAATGAAtaaggacaaaaaaagaaaatttaaaaggagaGAGTCTTTGCCAGAACAAAGAAGTCAAATGAAAGGCGCCTTTGATAGAGATGCTGAATATATTAGGGCTTTGAGGAGACACCTGGTTTACTATCCAAGTGCACGTCCTGTGCTCAGTTTAAGCAGTGGAAGCTGGACGTTAAAGCTTCATTTTTTTCAGGAAGTTTTAGGAGCTTCGATGAGGGCATTGTACATAGTAAGAGACCCTCGGGCATGGATTTATTCAATGTTGTACAATAGTAAACCAAGTCTTTATTCTTTGAAGAATGTACCAGAGCATTTagcaaaattgtttaaaatagagGGAGGTAAAGGCAAATGTAACTTAAATTCGGGTTATGCTTTCGAGTATGAACCATTGAGGAAAGAATTATCAAAATCCAAATCAAATGCAGTGTCCCTCTTGTCTCACTTGTGGCTAGCAAATACAGCAGCAGCCTTGAGAATAAATACAGATTTGCTGCCTACTAGCTACCAGCTGGTCAAGTTTGAAGATATTGTGCATTTTCCTCAGAAAACTACTGAAAGGATTTTTGCCTTTCTTGGAATTCCTTTGTCTCCTGCTAGTTTAAACCAAATATTGTTTGCCACCTCTACAAACCTTTTTTACCTTCCCTATGAAGGGGAAATATCACCAACTAATACTAATGTTTGGAAACAGAACTTGCCTAGAGATGAAATTAAACTAATTGAAAACATCTGCTGGACTCTGATGGATCGCCTAGGATATCCAAAGTTTATGGACTAA